The sequence below is a genomic window from Oikeobacillus pervagus.
GAAGAAAAAGGCGTTCCTCATATTCATCTGTATCATAGCCATATATCGCAGCTGCTTCAAACAAAAATTTCATTTTGATGGATAGAAGTAGGGGGAAATCTGCAAGTCCAAGGAAAAGGCCACCCGCGCCAGTACCTGCTCCTTCTATTACGGCTGTTTTTCGGTAGGTAGCTAGTTTCTCTTTCAGGAGTTCATCTCGTTCTGAAAGACTGATCCCAATAGATTGCCGTTTCTTCGTTGTGATATTGGAGCCAATCAACGTGGCTTTCACCATGTTTTTCATACTATCTGTTATGACTTTATGAACCTTTTCCGGAATGACCTCATTTACTTTTGTTTGGGCTTTTTTAGATAAACGATTAAAGAGACTAGAGCGCTTGAACAGCTGTTTT
It includes:
- a CDS encoding EcsC family protein; the encoded protein is MIEYEMKVYEDLQTWRKQLFKRSSLFNRLSKKAQTKVNEVIPEKVHKVITDSMKNMVKATLIGSNITTKKRQSIGISLSERDELLKEKLATYRKTAVIEGAGTGAGGLFLGLADFPLLLSIKMKFLFEAAAIYGYDTDEYEERLFLLHVFQLAFSSDEKRKKTYEIIENWNEEKEKLIDMDWRVFQQEYRDYIDLIKMLQLVPGLGAIVGAYANHNLLETLGETAMNAYRLRILTTKPNEM